In one window of Fictibacillus phosphorivorans DNA:
- a CDS encoding FAD-binding oxidoreductase produces MKGKYLLIGLSLYGIAFYTSTSIHSHQQKTVVIEDAGKLLPTKMKEVKSTQSTEELQNWVRKEKTISIAGMQHSQGGHTVYPNGTLLDMKSYNKILDFNPKEKTITVQSGVTWADIQKKINPYGLSIQVMQSQNIFTVGGALSVNVHGRDIRYGSLIDTVDSFRLLKPDGEIISVSRDENSEYFSYVIGGYGLFGIILDVTLQLAEDELYEQRISTMNYKAYEEHFKNNVQNDEKVKMHLARLSVAPKTFLKEMYVTDYVFADDQKKLTRYSKLNEEEKVALPKFMLGMSRYSDWGKDVFWETQKKHFQNSNGSYQSRNNVMRSDSTFMEYENANRTEVLQEYFVPVDEFASYIDDLRKVLEKEDLNLLNITIRYVEHDEDAVLSYAKDDMFALVLLINQGRSEKEIRKTEKIIQKMIDVTIDHDGSYYLPYYSYPTKKQLKQAYPRIDEFFQKKRELDPDERFKNLFYEVYAQ; encoded by the coding sequence ATGAAAGGGAAATATCTTTTGATTGGGCTTTCATTATATGGTATTGCATTTTACACGAGTACCTCCATCCATTCACATCAACAGAAAACAGTGGTCATAGAGGACGCGGGAAAGCTTTTGCCTACAAAGATGAAAGAGGTCAAGAGCACGCAATCTACGGAGGAGCTGCAGAATTGGGTGAGAAAAGAAAAGACGATCTCAATCGCTGGGATGCAACATAGTCAGGGTGGGCATACGGTCTATCCAAATGGAACGCTGCTTGATATGAAAAGTTATAACAAGATCCTGGACTTTAACCCAAAAGAAAAAACGATAACGGTTCAAAGTGGTGTGACGTGGGCTGATATTCAGAAGAAGATTAATCCATACGGACTTTCCATTCAAGTTATGCAGTCACAAAATATATTTACTGTTGGTGGCGCTCTTAGTGTTAACGTTCATGGAAGGGATATCAGATATGGTTCTCTGATCGATACGGTGGATTCTTTTCGCTTGTTAAAACCAGATGGTGAGATCATTTCTGTTAGTCGTGATGAGAACAGTGAATATTTTTCATATGTAATAGGCGGCTACGGTCTTTTTGGAATCATACTCGATGTCACACTGCAATTGGCTGAAGATGAGCTGTATGAACAACGCATATCCACCATGAATTACAAAGCATACGAAGAGCATTTTAAGAATAACGTTCAGAACGATGAGAAGGTTAAGATGCACCTTGCTCGCTTATCTGTAGCACCTAAGACCTTTTTAAAAGAAATGTATGTAACGGACTATGTATTTGCAGATGACCAAAAAAAGTTAACTAGATATTCAAAGTTAAATGAAGAAGAAAAAGTGGCACTTCCAAAGTTCATGTTAGGCATGTCTCGTTATAGTGATTGGGGAAAAGATGTATTTTGGGAGACTCAAAAGAAACACTTTCAAAATAGCAATGGCAGCTACCAATCAAGAAATAATGTAATGAGATCAGATAGTACGTTCATGGAATATGAAAACGCCAATCGAACAGAAGTATTGCAAGAATATTTTGTACCTGTTGATGAGTTTGCTTCTTATATTGACGATCTAAGAAAGGTGTTAGAAAAAGAAGATCTGAACCTATTAAATATTACGATTCGGTACGTCGAGCATGATGAGGATGCCGTGTTGTCTTATGCGAAGGATGATATGTTTGCTCTTGTGCTATTGATCAATCAAGGCCGTTCTGAAAAAGAGATAAGAAAAACAGAGAAAATCATTCAGAAGATGATTGACGTAACGATAGATCACGATGGAAGCTATTACTTACCTTATTATTCATATCCGACAAAGAAACAACTAAAACAAGCATATCCCCGTATCGATGAGTTCTTTCAGAAAAAGCGGGAGCTCGATCCTGATGAGCGGTTCAAAAATCTTTTTTATGAGGTGTATGCACAATGA
- a CDS encoding MFS transporter: MNYRTFVTAQSLLMTASSMVFPFYLLLIRNIGDSYSQFGLAYGLFALTGALVHPIIGRLSDQLGDRTFILVHTWGMAGIMLVIPIIETVTALYLVQIVMGILGAIQKTSEKTVLARQSNGGQAGKKIGSYHLWTSVWGAIAVMLTGYLIDFLTIGSLFYIASILYMISGFLILKSAAITLRVQQKKPVQL, from the coding sequence ATGAATTATCGTACATTCGTAACAGCACAAAGTCTTTTAATGACAGCAAGCTCGATGGTATTTCCCTTCTATCTGCTTCTCATTCGTAATATCGGTGACAGCTACTCGCAGTTTGGTTTAGCATACGGACTTTTTGCACTGACTGGAGCACTGGTTCATCCTATAATTGGAAGACTTTCAGATCAATTAGGTGACCGCACCTTCATTCTGGTACATACATGGGGTATGGCTGGAATCATGTTGGTTATACCGATCATTGAAACAGTAACTGCTCTTTATCTCGTCCAAATTGTAATGGGTATACTAGGTGCAATACAAAAAACGTCGGAAAAAACCGTTTTGGCTAGGCAGTCGAATGGTGGGCAAGCAGGGAAAAAGATAGGAAGCTATCACCTTTGGACAAGTGTATGGGGAGCGATCGCGGTCATGTTAACAGGGTATCTGATCGATTTTTTAACGATCGGAAGTCTATTCTACATCGCATCAATTCTATACATGATCTCCGGTTTTCTCATTCTAAAGTCAGCAGCCATTACACTTAGGGTACAACAAAAAAAGCCTGTACAGCTATAG
- a CDS encoding transporter suffix domain-containing protein, producing the protein MKKKIGITFIILSFVLWILIPVIPFLSLGAGVKTAIVSGLFIGGEVFFWLGALLAGKDIVKNFIQKYWRRGQKNDDPS; encoded by the coding sequence TTGAAAAAGAAAATCGGAATAACTTTTATTATACTTTCGTTCGTTCTGTGGATTCTAATACCGGTCATACCTTTCTTATCATTGGGTGCAGGCGTTAAAACAGCCATCGTCAGTGGATTATTTATCGGCGGAGAAGTTTTCTTCTGGCTAGGTGCGCTATTAGCAGGAAAAGATATTGTAAAAAACTTCATTCAAAAGTATTGGAGAAGAGGCCAAAAAAACGACGATCCCTCTTAA